In Xyrauchen texanus isolate HMW12.3.18 chromosome 23, RBS_HiC_50CHRs, whole genome shotgun sequence, a genomic segment contains:
- the si:ch211-277c7.7 gene encoding uncharacterized protein si:ch211-277c7.7, translated as MQVSKSPEITPCFPRKVKPKLLVRFYSSAKAAQESTFRASKGGKSQCATEDVTQNTASSDVFGLPPRDTEVTEMSQTAQDVLRTIKRMVEENKAIRERLSQLNQSK; from the exons ATGCAAGTCAGCAAAAGTCCCGAAATAACGCCATGTTTTCCAAGAAAGGTTAAACCAAAACTGCTTGTGAGGTTTTATTCCTCAGCAAAGGCGGCACAGGAATCAACCTTCAGGGCATCTAAAGGCGGGAAATCACAGTGCGCTACAGAAGATGTCACTCAAAATACAG cGTCATCTGATGTTTTTGGATTACCACCAAGAGACACTGAAGTAACAGAAATG TCCCAAACAGCACAGGATGTATTGAGGACAATCAAGAGAATGGTGGAAGAGAACAAGGCCATCAGAGAGAGGTTGAGTCAGCTTAATCAAAGCAAATGA
- the cpeb4a gene encoding cytoplasmic polyadenylation element-binding protein 4 isoform X1, with protein sequence MGDYGFGVLVKNNAANKSVFPVRIHPHLQHTVHHQTAPPSPPAFISNNNNTISGGSVGSTWLFSAVATHSNMQDDILESVTSKAQQQGSQEEQDKQTLSPPGHQETPGIISELDNTMPEEIQLEKGTMENGNGKEGLLLESPVLSGFDYQESSSIGTLAQSSSTSSSSLTGFSSWSTAIPPNPSTLIEEVGFFNQAATTNNAPPPLLFQSFSHHTSTGFGGSFSHQIGPLSQHHPSPHPHFQHPHNPHRRSSASPHPPHFSHRSAAFNQLPHLGNNLSKPPSPWGSYQSPSSTPSSTSWSPSGGYGGWGGSQGREYRRGLNGGGNSLNSNSPLNKSFPNNQTPTQKYPRNNSSFNTKPWMEDTINRNDGIFPFQERSRSFDGFSMHSLENSLIDIMRAEQDSFKARNYGRRRGHSSLFPMEDERNFGEDERSDQSLSGLGSPHSFPHQNGERIERYSRKVFVGGLPPDIDEDEITASFRRFGHLFVDWPHKAESKSYFPPKGYAFLLFQDESSVQALIDACMEEDGKFYLCVSSPTIKDKPVQIRPWNLNNSDFVMDDSQPLDPRKTIFVGGVPRPLRAVELAMIMDRLYGGVCYAGIDTDPELKYPKGAGRVAFSNQQSYIAAISARFVQLQHGEIDKRVEVKPYVLDDQLCDECQGTRCGGKFAPFFCANVTCLQYYCEYCWAAIHSRAGREFHKPLVKEGGDRPRHISFRWN encoded by the exons ATGGGGGATTACGGCTTTGGAGTCCTGGTTAAAAACAATGCTGCAAACAAATCAGTTTTCCCAGTAAGAATTCATCCACACTTGCAGCATACGGTCCACCACCAGACCGCTCCTCCAAGCCCCCCAGCCTTcatcagcaacaacaacaacactatcAGTGGTGGAAGTGTAGGGTCCACTTGGCTCTTCTCTGCTGTGGCGACCCACTCTAacatgcaagatgatattttagaGTCTGTGACGTCCAAAGCTCAGCAGCAAGGAAGCCAAGAAGAACAAGACAAGCAGACACTCTCTCCACCAGGTCACCAAGAAACACCAGGAATCATATCAGAGTTGGACAACACCATGCCAGAGGAGATTCAGCTGGAGAAAGGGACCATGGAGAATGGTAATGGAAAGGAGGGTCTGCTTCTTGAATCTCCAGTGCTATCAGGGTTTGATTATCAGGAGTCATCAAGCATTGGTACTTTAGCCCAGTCCAGTAGCACTTCCTCATCATCCCTTACTGGCTTCAGCAGCTGGTCCACTGCTATCCCACCCAACCCCTCCACCTTGATCGAAGAGGTTGGCTTTTTCAATCAGGCTGCTACTACTAACAATGCTCCTCCACCACTGCTATTTCAAAGTTTCTCTCACCACACCAGTACAGGATTTGGGGGTAGTTTCTCCCACCAGATAGGGCCTCTATCTCAGCACCATCCATCTCCTCATCCTCACTTCCAGCACCCTCATAATCCGCACCGGAGGTCCTCGGCCAGCCCCCACCCACCCCACTTCTCCCACCGCAGTGCTGCTTTCAATCAGCTTCCCCATTTGGGGAATAACCTAAGCAAGCCTCCCTCCCCTTGGGGAAGCTATCAGAGCCCCTCCTCCACCCCTTCTTCAACTTCTTGGAGCCCAAGTGGAGGGTATGGAGGTTGGGGAGGCTCTCAGGGCCGGGAGTATCGTAGGGGGTTGAATGGAGGGGGCAATTCTCTCAACTCAAACTCGCCTTTAAATAAGTCTTTCCCAAATAACCAGACCCCCACACAGAAGTATCCCCGCAACAACTCCAGTTTCAACACTAAACCCTGGATGGAGGATACCATTAACCGCAATGATGGGATCTTTCCATTTCAG GAGCGCAGTCGATCCTTTGATGGCTTCAGCATGCACTCTCTTGAGAACTCCCTGATTGACATCATGAGAGCTGAGCAGGATTCCTTTAAAG CAAGGAATTACGGGAGGCGACGAG GTCACTCATCCTTGTTTCCCATGGAGGATGAGCGGAATTTTGGAGAAGATGAGAGGTCTGATCAGAGCCTGAGTGGTCTGGGCTCACCACATAGTTTCCCTCACCAGAATGGTGAACGCATTGAGCGCTATTCTCGCAAGGTCTTTGTTGGTGGTCTTCCTCCGGATATAGATGAAG ATGAGATCACTGCAAGTTTCCGACGTTTTGGACATTTGTTTGTGGACTGGCCACACAAAGCAGAAAGTAAATCTTACTTCCCACCGAAAG GGTATGCGTTTCTTCTGTTCCAAGATGAGAGCTCTGTCCAGGCACTGATTGACGCCTGTATGGAAGAGGATGGGAAGTTTTATCTTTGTGTCTCTAGTCCTACAATCAAAGACAAGCCG GTCCAGATACGACCCTGGAATCTGAATAACAGTGACTTTGTGATGGATGACTCTCAGCCCCTTGACCCCAGGAAGACCATCTTTGTTGGGGGAGTTCCACGGCCTCTacgagctg TGGAGCTGGCAATGATAATGGACAGACTCTACGGTGGAGTGTGCTATGCTGGCATTGACACTGACCCTGAGCTGAAGTATCCAAAAGGGGCTGGACGGGTGGCCTTTTCCAATCAACAGAGCTACATTGCTGCTATCAGTGCTCGCTTCGTGCAACTGCAACATGGAGAGATCGATAAACGG GTGGAAGTGAAGCCATATGTACTGGATGACCAGCTTTGTGATGAGTGTCAGGGTACACGTTGTGGGGGAAAGTTTGCTCCTTTCTTCTGTGCTAATGTCACCTGTCTCCAGTACTACTGTGAATACTGCTGGGCAGCCATTCACTCGCGTGCCGGACGGGAGTTCCACAAGCCTCTAGTGAAGGAGGGAGGGGACCGGCCTCGTCACATCTCCTTCCGCTGGAACTGA
- the cpeb4a gene encoding cytoplasmic polyadenylation element-binding protein 4 isoform X2, translated as MGDYGFGVLVKNNAANKSVFPVRIHPHLQHTVHHQTAPPSPPAFISNNNNTISGGSVGSTWLFSAVATHSNMQDDILESVTSKAQQQGSQEEQDKQTLSPPGHQETPGIISELDNTMPEEIQLEKGTMENGNGKEGLLLESPVLSGFDYQESSSIGTLAQSSSTSSSSLTGFSSWSTAIPPNPSTLIEEVGFFNQAATTNNAPPPLLFQSFSHHTSTGFGGSFSHQIGPLSQHHPSPHPHFQHPHNPHRRSSASPHPPHFSHRSAAFNQLPHLGNNLSKPPSPWGSYQSPSSTPSSTSWSPSGGYGGWGGSQGREYRRGLNGGGNSLNSNSPLNKSFPNNQTPTQKYPRNNSSFNTKPWMEDTINRNDGIFPFQERSRSFDGFSMHSLENSLIDIMRAEQDSFKGHSSLFPMEDERNFGEDERSDQSLSGLGSPHSFPHQNGERIERYSRKVFVGGLPPDIDEDEITASFRRFGHLFVDWPHKAESKSYFPPKGYAFLLFQDESSVQALIDACMEEDGKFYLCVSSPTIKDKPVQIRPWNLNNSDFVMDDSQPLDPRKTIFVGGVPRPLRAVELAMIMDRLYGGVCYAGIDTDPELKYPKGAGRVAFSNQQSYIAAISARFVQLQHGEIDKRVEVKPYVLDDQLCDECQGTRCGGKFAPFFCANVTCLQYYCEYCWAAIHSRAGREFHKPLVKEGGDRPRHISFRWN; from the exons ATGGGGGATTACGGCTTTGGAGTCCTGGTTAAAAACAATGCTGCAAACAAATCAGTTTTCCCAGTAAGAATTCATCCACACTTGCAGCATACGGTCCACCACCAGACCGCTCCTCCAAGCCCCCCAGCCTTcatcagcaacaacaacaacactatcAGTGGTGGAAGTGTAGGGTCCACTTGGCTCTTCTCTGCTGTGGCGACCCACTCTAacatgcaagatgatattttagaGTCTGTGACGTCCAAAGCTCAGCAGCAAGGAAGCCAAGAAGAACAAGACAAGCAGACACTCTCTCCACCAGGTCACCAAGAAACACCAGGAATCATATCAGAGTTGGACAACACCATGCCAGAGGAGATTCAGCTGGAGAAAGGGACCATGGAGAATGGTAATGGAAAGGAGGGTCTGCTTCTTGAATCTCCAGTGCTATCAGGGTTTGATTATCAGGAGTCATCAAGCATTGGTACTTTAGCCCAGTCCAGTAGCACTTCCTCATCATCCCTTACTGGCTTCAGCAGCTGGTCCACTGCTATCCCACCCAACCCCTCCACCTTGATCGAAGAGGTTGGCTTTTTCAATCAGGCTGCTACTACTAACAATGCTCCTCCACCACTGCTATTTCAAAGTTTCTCTCACCACACCAGTACAGGATTTGGGGGTAGTTTCTCCCACCAGATAGGGCCTCTATCTCAGCACCATCCATCTCCTCATCCTCACTTCCAGCACCCTCATAATCCGCACCGGAGGTCCTCGGCCAGCCCCCACCCACCCCACTTCTCCCACCGCAGTGCTGCTTTCAATCAGCTTCCCCATTTGGGGAATAACCTAAGCAAGCCTCCCTCCCCTTGGGGAAGCTATCAGAGCCCCTCCTCCACCCCTTCTTCAACTTCTTGGAGCCCAAGTGGAGGGTATGGAGGTTGGGGAGGCTCTCAGGGCCGGGAGTATCGTAGGGGGTTGAATGGAGGGGGCAATTCTCTCAACTCAAACTCGCCTTTAAATAAGTCTTTCCCAAATAACCAGACCCCCACACAGAAGTATCCCCGCAACAACTCCAGTTTCAACACTAAACCCTGGATGGAGGATACCATTAACCGCAATGATGGGATCTTTCCATTTCAG GAGCGCAGTCGATCCTTTGATGGCTTCAGCATGCACTCTCTTGAGAACTCCCTGATTGACATCATGAGAGCTGAGCAGGATTCCTTTAAAG GTCACTCATCCTTGTTTCCCATGGAGGATGAGCGGAATTTTGGAGAAGATGAGAGGTCTGATCAGAGCCTGAGTGGTCTGGGCTCACCACATAGTTTCCCTCACCAGAATGGTGAACGCATTGAGCGCTATTCTCGCAAGGTCTTTGTTGGTGGTCTTCCTCCGGATATAGATGAAG ATGAGATCACTGCAAGTTTCCGACGTTTTGGACATTTGTTTGTGGACTGGCCACACAAAGCAGAAAGTAAATCTTACTTCCCACCGAAAG GGTATGCGTTTCTTCTGTTCCAAGATGAGAGCTCTGTCCAGGCACTGATTGACGCCTGTATGGAAGAGGATGGGAAGTTTTATCTTTGTGTCTCTAGTCCTACAATCAAAGACAAGCCG GTCCAGATACGACCCTGGAATCTGAATAACAGTGACTTTGTGATGGATGACTCTCAGCCCCTTGACCCCAGGAAGACCATCTTTGTTGGGGGAGTTCCACGGCCTCTacgagctg TGGAGCTGGCAATGATAATGGACAGACTCTACGGTGGAGTGTGCTATGCTGGCATTGACACTGACCCTGAGCTGAAGTATCCAAAAGGGGCTGGACGGGTGGCCTTTTCCAATCAACAGAGCTACATTGCTGCTATCAGTGCTCGCTTCGTGCAACTGCAACATGGAGAGATCGATAAACGG GTGGAAGTGAAGCCATATGTACTGGATGACCAGCTTTGTGATGAGTGTCAGGGTACACGTTGTGGGGGAAAGTTTGCTCCTTTCTTCTGTGCTAATGTCACCTGTCTCCAGTACTACTGTGAATACTGCTGGGCAGCCATTCACTCGCGTGCCGGACGGGAGTTCCACAAGCCTCTAGTGAAGGAGGGAGGGGACCGGCCTCGTCACATCTCCTTCCGCTGGAACTGA